taaattttaatatttttaaaatttgatactgaaaaatatattattatatgtgtaattttatgttagtttgttattttatataatacttatgagaaattaagtcattttcgtTATGATTAGCggcttaaattttgaaaagtttaaattcaagattaatatggattaaattcaCAACTCATTCATAATGTGAGGATAATCAAATgcatttaattgttattttttaggttaaaattaaaatttaagaatgcaaaaaggataaaaactaaaattaagaataaatcaTTTCTTTTGGGGAATCAAGTTGGTACATGATCATGGTTAGACTTAGAGGACTAACCCTTTTCACCTACTGCAGCATCTTAATGATAGCATTATTTAGCTCCCCAGTGCCCCACTTGACGGGCACCTTGAATTAATAACGCCCACTTCTTTATATGTAAACTGACCCACAATTGATAATGTTGAAGCATAGAAAATAATTGGTGAAAACTTTCGATTATGCATAATTTCAAAGACTGATGTAGGCCTTCACTTTTGCTTTAAATAAAGAATAACTTTGTTACATAAAATCAATGTTCTGAACACAAGTTTCAACTAACTCGGATGATGATGAGAGCTCAACTAGCCTTGAACAACTTTAAATCTATATTCATGTTTTTGTATTAAAAGCTTTTCAAAGTTCATTGAGATTTTGATATTACTACCgaagcttcttcttcttcttcttttttaatatatgtaaattatttgAGCAAAAATGGAAAACATGGGAATAgtattaacaaataatatattactTGTATTCCATTTCTTAAGCAGAAGACATACAATATGGTTTATACATCACTCCTCTGTACTGGCCCCAACTTCAAAGTTGAAACAAAACAATCACATATTTATACATCAAATATGTACACATAATaaagtagaaagaaaaaaaaaaagcaaccctattaattacaacaaaatGCGAGCAATATTGGAGTTGTATCTTTCTTGTTCGACTTGTTTGGATTTGATATCTTCAGCACACCTTAGTGTCCTCTCAATGTGGTATCCTCCTCCAATGCTCACTTCCCTCTCCAAGTGACTGCAGTAGCTCTCGAACACTCTCACATTTACATGCAGTTTGAAACCCGTCATGAACAAAAATTCAACCTCCAACTTGTTCAGTTCCTTGGTCGTCAACCCTCCTACTCGTGCAAAGTACGAATTTCTGTAATTCCTACCCAACAGTACCAATACTATTAGATTAATACTCTACGCATAGTTTGAATATAATGGGAAGGGGGAAACTAGACTATAACTATACTCACATGTCTTCAATATACTTGGAAGCCACCATGATGATGGTAATGAGGAGCCTATGTACGTTCCTAGCATTAATCCGGAACCCTGGATTTGCTTGGCGAAACCGATCCATATATACATATGCCACCACATAAACGGATGGTCCGGCTTTGGTGTATCGGAAGATTCTTTCTAGGTAGGATTGAATCGTCATGTCCGGTGTCTCCTGGCACTCGAAAACTCTGCTGTTGTAATCTTTTGCTAATGCCCATTTACAGTTCTTGGCTATCCTTTCgtttcttgccattgttctctCAATAAGAGAAGCCAGGACTGATATCACCAGTGGGGTTTTTGCATCATTCTGATAGGAGTAAGAGTAGAGATCGGATCGAAGCTTCCTTGGAGAGATTGTAAGGGAAGATGCAGTCATTTCTATGAGTTCAAAATGTTACGAAAATAATAAGCGTGAAATCTAAAGAGGAGGAAAATGAAGGGATACCCAGGCTGTGTGATGTTTAATGAGGATTTATAGTAGGGGGGCCACCGTTGAGTTGGTAATGTAAAGAAAGATGGGGTAGTGAATAAAGTAAAAGAGAAATGGTATTATAATTTAAGCAACACCtcaatatgtattaaataaagttttaagttCGAATTTTATTCATATCAAATACTggtaaaaaaaagataaaagaaaataaggtgTAATTCACTCGTGTAGGGTAGAAAGCCGAATGAAAAAGGAGTCAGGAGGAAGAGGTTGACTTGGATAGACCCTTTTATCTTGTGTATAATAAGTTATCCTTTATTTAACATTTCATGTGAGGGATTGGATGattgtattaataaaatagaGGTTAAAGATCATATGCCAAATGAGTATTGTTATTGCAAGTTAGTTGCTATTATGTTATGTGCTGTGTGGCCTTGCTCGTGTTGTAGGTTGTCTTACTCTAACTTCATGGTCGCTTGGAGCCCCATTTATCTTTTAGCAAAGAGTCTTAACTAAGTTAACTTAGATGGACaatgttttacaaaaaaatcatcataataaatttgataCATGTCTTTTATGGGCGGTATAACAACTTTTATGGAAAAAATAATATCGAAATAATTAACTTGTTTAATAATatgattcaatttaaatttaaatataatcaaaattcaattgtAAGGTGGGTGGAAGCCAAGCTTCTATCATtacaattttgttaaatatttgagtGATTCCTCCGAGCAAAGGCGGAGTTGAAAGTAGAGACAAAGCAGCTAAGCTTTTTtccacattaaaaaaataacccaATTTTGTGTAATCTGGAACCATATAGCATATACATCCAGtggtggaataaaaaaaaagaggccGCCGACAGCGGGTTGAAGGGGAAGGATGGGCATTGAAAGAGGTGAGTAGGTTCGTTTGGACCCATAAGAAGTACTAGACGGCATTTATAGTTGTAGATGTACTTGTACTGGCCTTGAGATTCGTGTCTTCTGAAATCCACAAAAGCCTCCAG
The Gossypium raimondii isolate GPD5lz chromosome 8, ASM2569854v1, whole genome shotgun sequence DNA segment above includes these coding regions:
- the LOC105791670 gene encoding cyclin-U2-2, coding for MTASSLTISPRKLRSDLYSYSYQNDAKTPLVISVLASLIERTMARNERIAKNCKWALAKDYNSRVFECQETPDMTIQSYLERIFRYTKAGPSVYVVAYVYMDRFRQANPGFRINARNVHRLLITIIMVASKYIEDMNYRNSYFARVGGLTTKELNKLEVEFLFMTGFKLHVNVRVFESYCSHLEREVSIGGGYHIERTLRCAEDIKSKQVEQERYNSNIARILL